In Streptomyces erythrochromogenes, the DNA window CCGTCGGCGCAGACTTCTGAGGTGTGCTCCCCTGGTTCTGACCGGGGGAGGGCTTCTGCTGCTCCTTCGGCTTCTCGTTTCCTCCGCATCCGGCCAACGCGAGGGCCAAGAGCGCCGCAACCGCTACGGCCGCTCCCCCACGGACCTTCACCTTCTGCCGAATGCTCATGTACGCCGCTTCCTTGTCTCTAGAACGCTTCAATCGGTCAGTCGCACGCTGAAGAGCTTCCTCGCCAGCTGGGTCAACGAACCGGGTTTCGCCGGGTCGACCGTGAGTGCCACACCACCCTTGCAGCGAAAGCCGACGGACGGAGGTGTTCCGGCACCGCCGCCTCCAGGGTCAGGAGAGGACGTCGGGGTCGGCGTAGGCGCAGGCGTCGGAGTCGGAACCGGTTTCAGAGAACACTGCGGTTCGATCACGGCCTTGGCCTCAGCTCGGCCGTGCATCCCCTCAGTGCCGGGAATCACCGAACGTCCGACCGTGCCATTGGTCGTCACCGAAACCAGAAACTCCGGGATGTTCGCTTGGCACGTCGCGGTGGCGTCGTTCATGGCCGCGAAAGAGTAGGCCTTCGCGCATGCCCCTGCCCCACCCAGGCGGTCGCCATCGAGGATCGCCTCCCAGTCGCTCTGCTGGAGGGCGAGCAGGTCCACACCCGTGAATGCCCGATCCCGCGCTTCCCGGGCAGCCGCGAGCGCTGCCGCGTCCGCAGCCCCCTGCGCCTCGCTGCGGGTGGCTCCGGCCATTCCGACGACGACGAAGGCGAACGCGGCGAACAGGAGGCCCGTGATCACCACGAC includes these proteins:
- a CDS encoding pilus assembly protein TadG-related protein — translated: MLAGSARERGQAFPVYVVVITGLLFAAFAFVVVGMAGATRSEAQGAADAAALAAAREARDRAFTGVDLLALQQSDWEAILDGDRLGGAGACAKAYSFAAMNDATATCQANIPEFLVSVTTNGTVGRSVIPGTEGMHGRAEAKAVIEPQCSLKPVPTPTPAPTPTPTSSPDPGGGGAGTPPSVGFRCKGGVALTVDPAKPGSLTQLARKLFSVRLTD